The following nucleotide sequence is from Tardiphaga alba.
ATACAGGACAAACAGGCGCGAGGCGGGTACAGCTACCATTGAACCGGCCGCACTTTTGTCTCGACCAAGGCAGACAATCGCGCGGTCACGGGATCGCTGGACGACGGGAATGCAGGCATGAATGCGACGATGAGACGGTTCGTGATCACCATAGGTGTGCTGGTGAGCGTGGCCTCATCGGCTTTCCCCGCATGGGCGGAGAAACGCGTCGCGCTCGTGGTCGGCAACGACAATTACCGCAATGTCTCGAAGCTCCAGAAAGCTGTCAACGACGCCCGCGCCATGGGCGAGGTGCTGAAGAAGCTCGGCTTCGAGGTGATGGTTGCCGAAAACCAGACACGGCAGGGGTTCAGCCAGGCGCTGCTGTCGTTCGAAACGAAACTCGGCAAGGGCGATACCGCGTTCTTCTTCTTCGCGGGCCACGGTTTCGAGATCACCGGCCAGAACTATCTGCTGCCGACCGACGTTCCCGCGGCGACCGCCGGGCAGGAGGAACTGGTGCGCGACAGTTCCGTGCTGGCCGACCGGATCGTCGATCGGCTGCAGAATAAGGGCGTGCGTAGCGCGATCCTCGTCTTCGACGCCTGCCGGAACAATCCGTTCGAACGGTCAGGCACGCGGTCGCTTGCGGGTGGCGCCGGTCTCGCGCCAATGGTGCAATTGCCCGAAGGCGTGTTTTCCATCTTTTCCGCCGGTCCTCGCCAGACGGCGCTTGATCGGCTGTCCAATAACGACACCGATCCGAATTCTGTCTTTACGCGCACCTTCATCAAGGAAATTCAGGAGCCGTCGCTCAATCTGGTGCAGGTCGCGCAGCGCACACGTCGCACCGTGAGTGAACTCGCCGATACCGTGAAGCACCGCCAGGTGCCGGTCTATTTCGACCAGATGGTGGATGACGTCTTCCTCAACGGCCAGGCGCAGCCGAACGAGCCGGTCCAGGCCAGCACCATCCCGACCGCGCAATTGCCGAAAGTCGCAGCGCTGCCGCCGGTGAATACGTCACCACTGCCCACACCGGACAATCCGAACGCACCGATCGCCTCCTTCTCCCGCCACAACGGCGGTTGGACCGTGGTGTTCTCCATCGTCGATCCCGCGCTTGGCATTTCATGGCGCAAGGGCGATAGCGGCGACTTTCGCGAAACCGGCTTCATGGACACGCTGGATCCACGCACGCGAAAGCGACTGCCCAATCCGTCGATCCAGTTGAATGCAGACGAGCCGGCGACCACGCTTCAGGTGCGCTACATCGATATCACCGGCGAGATGCAGGGCCCGTTTCCGATCCGCTTCGATCCGGAAGCGGCCCTCGTGCGCGACCAGCGCAAGATTCTCGACATGACCGCGTCGAACTGGCTGGAATTCGGCGGCTCCAACGGGCTGCTCTACTACACCCATCTGATCTCGTATCGCTGCGCGATCCGCGAAGTAAAACTCGGCTTCGATACATCGGTGCCGGATCAGGTGCTGAAACTACCACCGTGCAATCAGCGGGATCCCATGGCTGTACCCAGCAACGCGCCGATCTACATGAAGGTGCCGGGCGGCGCGCGCTCTGTCTCGGTCGAACTGCAATTCCGCGACGGCAGCGTGTCCGAGATCAGGACGTTCCGGAAATAAACGACATTTGCGTCCCGCCATGGCGACAAGCGATAGCGACGAAGTAATCCAGAGATTCACAAACCAGAGCGCTCACTTTTCTTGCCATAACGACAGAGCGCATTGACGTCGCTGCGACGCTTCCTCAAGTTGCACGTCACAGCTTGGGGAATTGCCATGGTCACCGACACCAACCGCCTCACCACACGCTGCTGTATCGTCGGTGGCGGGCCTGCCGGCATGATGCTCGGCTATCTGCTCGGCCGCGCCGGCGTCGATACGGTCGTGCTCGAGAAGCATGCTGATTTCTTCCGCGATTTTCGCGGCGATACGGTGCATCCATCAACGTTGCAGGTGATGGACGAACTCGGGCTGATCGACGACTTCCTCAAAATCAAGCACGATCGCATTGCGAGGATGGACGGCTATTTCGGCCAGCACAAACTGCGCATCGTCGATATCACGCGCACGTCAGCAAAATACCCGTTCATCGCCTTCATGCCGCAATGGGACTTTCTCAATTTCCTGAGGGACAAGGGACAGCGCTTTCCGCATCTCAAGGTGATGATGAAGACCGAGGCGACGGATCTCGTCTGGTCGGGTGCGCAAGTGGTCGGGGTGAAGGCGACGACGGAGCAGGGTCCCATCGAAATACGTGCCGATCTCATCGTGGCTTGCGACGGACGCCATTCCGTGGTGCGGCCAGCTGCAAAGCTCGAGGTCGAAGACATCGCCGCCCCCATGGACATTCTCTGGTTTCGCATCGCCAAGGGGCCGGAAACCGAGAGTGTGTTCGCACGGCTCGAGCCCGGCAAAATGATGGTCACCATCGATCGCGGCGATTACTGGCAATGCGCCTATGTGATCGCCAAGAACCATTTTGACGAGGTGAAGGGCAGGGGCATCGATGCCTTCCGCACCGAGGTATCGCGGCTGGCGCCGATCCTCGCCGCGCATATCGACGACCTCAAGAGCTGGGATGACGTCAAGCTACTCACCGTCGCCATCAACCGCCTGACGCGCTGGCATCTCCTGGGTCTGCTCTGCATCGGCGATGCCGCGCATGCGATGTCGCCGGTCGGCGGTGTCGGCGTCAATATTGCCGTTCAGGACGCTGTCGCCACCGCCAATCTGCTGGCGGCGAAATTGCAGAAGGGACCGGTCAGCGAAGCCGATCTCGACACCGTGCGCCAGCGTCGCGAGTTTCCCATGCGTGCGACCCAGGCGATGCAGGTGATGATGCAGAACAATATCATCAGCCGCGCATTGGCGCCGGGCGACAAACCGCTTACGCCGCCGTTCTTCATGCGCGTCGTCAACGCGTTTCCGCTGCTCCAGGGCCTGGCTGCGCGCTTCCTTGCGATCGGCGTGCGGCCAGAGCATGTGCAGTCGCCGGAGGCGAAGACGCAATCGACGCCTTAGCCTTGCACAGAGTAGCCGCCGTCGACCGGGATCGCAGCACCCGTGACAAAATCTGACGCGCGTGATGCCAGAAACACCGCGATCCCCGCGAAGTCGCCGGCCAGGCCCCAGCGTCCGCTTGGCGAGCGAGCGAGCACGCGGTCATGCAGGCCATCGACCTCGCGGCGCGCGTTCTGTGTCAGCTCGGTATCGATCCAGCCTGGCAGCACCGCGTTGCACTGGATGTTGTCCGGCGCCCATGCAATCGCGCATGATCGGGTGAATTGAACGATGCCGCCCTTGCTGGCGCCGTAAGCGGGCGAGAAGCTCGCGCCAAAGATCGACATCATCGAGCCGATATTGATGATCTTGCCGCCGCCGGCTTCTTTCATCGCGGGATGTACCGCCTGCGAGATCACGAAAGCGCTGGTGAGATTGGTCTTGATCACGCTCTCCCATTCCTCCAGCGCCAGTTTGTCCGGCGACTTGCGGACATTCATGCCGGCGTTGTTGATGAGGATATCGATGCGGCCGAACGCCTTGAGTGTGTCGGCAACCATTGCTTTCACGGCAGCGGTGTCATTGACCTCCAGAGTCAGCGCGATTGCTTTGCTACCACCTGCCACCAGTTCGGCGACGGCCGCTTCGGATTTCGCCTGATTGCGCCCGGCGACAACGATCGACGCCCCCGCTGCAGCAAGGCCATGCGCCATTCCGAGCCCGATGCCTCCATTGCCGCCGGTGACGATGGCCACGCGGCCGGTGAGATCGAACAGTCCCTTTGTCATTGTATCGTCCTCTTCACGAAATCAGCCTTGAATGGAGAATCCGCCATCGACGGTGAGCGCCGCGCCGTTGACGAAGTCCGATGCCGCGCTGGCGAGAAACACGGTCGCGCCGACGAGATCATCAGGCCGGCCCCAGCGCGCCGCGGGCACGCGCGACACGATGCGATCATGCAGTTCGGGGACGCGTTCGCGGGCGCGGATCGTCAGATCCGTGTCGATCCAGCCGGGCAGGATGGCGTTGCTCTGGATATTATCTACAGCCCAAGCGGTTGCCAGCGACCGTGTGAATTGCAGGATGCCGCCTTTGCTGGCGGCATAGTTCGCGGCACCGCCCGAACCGAGCTGCGCCAGCACCGACGCGATGTTGATGATCTTGCCGGAACCTGCTGCCTTCATCTCGGGATAGACGGCCTGCGCACAGATGAAGGGCGCGGTCATGTTCACGTCGATCACCGTCTGCCAGTTGCCGAGCGACATCTCTTCCAGCGGCGCTGCGATGCTGATACCGGCATTGTTGACGAGGATGTCGATGCGACCGAAGCGCTCGCGCGTCGAGGCCACCATCTGCGCGACAGAGGCGGGATTGGTCACGTCGGTGACACAGGCAAGGATCTGATGACCGTCGCGTTCGAGCGAGGCTCTCGCCTGTGCCGAATTGTCCGCGTTACGATCCGCGATCGTGATCGCCGCACCCGCCTCGGCGAGCCCACGCGCCATCGCAAGTCCGATGCCGGCATTGCCGCCGGTGACGATGGCCACGCGGCCCTTGAGATCGAAAAGCTGGTTGGTCACGCGATCCACCCATTGGTTGTCGGCGCGTTCTGGGGCGCGCCTGAGGGGATCATTGCAAGAGTGGGAGCGAGAGGAAAGGGGGCTATGCGATCAGGGGCGTGACAATGCGTAGCCCGTCAATCCGACGCCGATCGCGGCCAGTGCCGCGCCGTAATAGGCCCATGGCATCTGATTGATCATGAAGCTCGACCGCGGCCAGGGGACAAGGCCCGTGCCCTGGCCGATCCAGAGCAGGCCGACCAGAACCGAAAGAATACCGAGAGTGAGCAGGGGCGCGCGCATATGCCATATACGCACGTCCCCGCAATCAGTTTCGTAAGGCCAGAAGAAAGCCTCAGACGTCCAGCAATTCGTCGCTGGCGAATTCCGCCTTGTCCGAGATGAAGGCGAAGCGCGCTTCGGCCTTGGTGCCCATCAGGCGCTCGACGGAGTCGGCCGTGCCTTCGCGGTCATCCGGCAGCAGCTGGACGCGCAGCAGCGTGCGGCGCGACGGATCCATGGTCGTTTCCTTCAGCTGCGCGGGCATCATTTCGCCGAGGCCTTTGAAGCGGCCGATATCGACCTTGGCATTGGCGTTGAACTCGCTCTTCAGCAGCGCATCGCGATGGGCTTCGTCGCGAGCGTAGACCGTCTTGCTGCCATGGGTCAGTCGATAGAGCGGAGGCACTGCGAGATAGAGGTGCCCCTCGTCGATCAGCTTCGGCATCTGCCGGTAGAAGAAGGTGATCAGCAGTGATGCGATATGCGCGCCGTCGACGTCGGCGTCGGTCATGATGATCACACGTGAGTAGCGCAGGTCTTCCTCGCGATATTGCGGGCCGGTGCCGCAGCCAATCGCCTGCATGAGGTCGGCGAGCTGGGTATTGGCGGTCAGCTTGTCCTTGGTCGCCGAGGCGACGTTAAGGATCTTGCCGCGCAAGGGCAGGATCGCCTGGGTCTTGCGGTCGCGCGCCTGCTTGGCGCTGCCGCCTGCCGAGTCACCCTCGACGATGAACAGTTCCGAGCCTTCGGTCGCGGTATTGGTGCAGTCGGCCAGCTTGCCTGGCAGGCGCAGCTTCTTTACCGCCGTCTTGCGCGAGGTTTCCTTCTCGGCACGGCGGCGCAGGCGCTCGTCGGCGCGCTCCAGCACGAATTCGAGCAGCTTGTTCGCCTGCACGGGATTGCCGGACAGCCAGTGATCGAACGGGTCCTTGATGGCCTGTTCGACGATCTTCTGCGCTTCGGCCGTGGCGAGACGATCCTTTGTCTGGCCCTGGAATTCGGGCTCGCGGACGAACACTGACAGCATCACGGCGGCGCCGACCATCACGTCTTCCGAAGTGATGGTGCCGGCACGCTTGCCCTGGCCGACGCGCTCGGCGTGGTCCTTGAGGCCGCGCAGCATGGCGCTGCGCATGCCGGATTCATGGGTACCGCCATCGGGGGTCGGCACGGTGTTGGTGTAGGACGCCATGAAGCCGTCAGCATCCGCGGTCCAGGCCACGGCCCATTCGCAGGCGCCGTGGGAGCCGTTGCGACCGGACTTGCCGGAGAAGATCTCCGGATGCACCAGCGTGTCGGCATGGATCGCTGCGGCGAGATAGTCCTTGAGGCCACCGGGGAAGTGAAAGGTCGCCTCGGCTGGGCAGTCTTCCAGGCCCTTGAGCAGTTCGGGATCGCACTTCCAGCGAATCTCGACGCCGCCGAACAGATAGGCTTTTGAGCGCGCCATCTTGAACAGGCGTTGCGGCTTGAACTGCGCCTTGGCGCCGAAGATTTCGGTGTCCGGCTTGAAGCGCACGCGGGTGCCGCGGCGGTTATGGACCTTGCCGAGCTCCTGCAGCTTGCCCTGCGGGATGCCGCGGGCAAAAGTCATCTTGTAGAGCTGCTGGTTGCGCGCGACCTCGACCTCGCAGAGCGAGGAGAGGGCATTCACCACCGAGACGCCGACGCCGTGCAAACCGCCCGAGGTCTCGTAGACCTTGGAGTCGAATTTACCGCCCGCATGCAGCGTGCACATGATGACTTCGAGCGCCGACTTCTTCGGATGCTTCGGATGCGGATCGATGGGGATGCCGCGGCCGTTATCCGAGACTGTCAGGAAGCCGTCGCCCGACAGTTCCACCTCGATGAAGGTCGCATGGCCCGCCAGCGCCTCGTCCATCGAGTTGTCGATCACTTCGGCGAACAGGTGATGCAGCGCCTTTTCGTCGGTTCCACCGATATACATGCCGGGGCGACGACGCACCGGCTCAAGGCCTTCGAGCACCTCGATGTCGGCGGCAGTGTAGCCGGCCTCCGCATTGGCAGCCTTCGGGGCTACCTTGGTGGCGGGAGCGGATTTTGCGGCAGCCGATCCAAAAAGGTCGGCTTTATCTTTCGGTTTCAGTGCCTTGGCCATATGTCTTGAAGTCTTGTCTGATGTGTCGCCGCGGCGTTCCGCGGCGAATCGTTGCGATGACTATGCCACGACTGGGCTGTCCATGGGCTAACCGGCCAGCGGCGCCGGGCTCAGGCCACGGCGGCGGCGTGCTCGGTGCGTAGCACGATCACCACGAAAAGCACCATGGCTGCGAGCATGATCAGTGAACCGATGATGGGAACCGCCATATAGGCATGGTTGGCCAGAAGCGTAATCCCGACCCCGACCGGGAACATCAGGCCGCCGACGATATGCAGCCAACCCTGAATCCGCGCCAGCAGGCTACGTCCGACCGTGGGTACTACGCGATAATACAGTCCGAACAGGAACAGCAGCACGCCACCGACCAGATTGAGGTGGGCATGGGCGGGCGAGAGCAAAAAGTCCTGTTTGATCCCCATGACGATGCCGGCCACCATCCCGACCAGCAATACGACAGCGCTCACGCAGATCATCAGCGATCCGATCATCAAATCATCCTCTTGATTGTGATTGGCCGGCGGGAGGCCGCAATGGGCAAGCCGGCAGAGAGAGCGTTAGGCGCTGCAACCTCCGGATGGTTCACCGATCCCGGTCACGAAGCCGGGATGCGGATGAGACAATTGAGGTCGAAATTCCCCCCACGCTGGTGTGAACGTCGGCACCCGGCTATGCCACGAATGCTACGGGAAAGCGGTGACGGCAGAGATCCGTCGAATTGGCCGACGGGCGAGAAGCAGGAGAGTGCAGATGAGGTTCCGACGACTGGTCATTGCGACGGTCCTCACTTTCGCACCGATCATGTCCCCGGCCATCGCTCAGACGATCCGGCAGGTGCCGGAAAGCAACGCCTCCGTGGCGCGGGCCAACAATGCCGCGGTGGCGCTGTTCAAGAAGGGAGACTATGCCCGCGCGCTGTCGTCTCTCGATGATGCGATCAGGCGCAACCCCAATTCGGCGCTGACCTATTCCACACGTGGTGCGGTCTATTTTCAGCTCAAGAAATATGACGAGGCCATCAAGGACTACACGCAGGCAATCGGCCTTGGCCAGAACGATACAGTCACGGTGCTGAACCGCGCCTCCGCCTATTCGAAGAACGGCGAATTCGACAAGGCGTTGGATGATTGCAATGCGATCATTCGCGTCAATCCGCGCAATGCGGTCGCCTATCGCGTCTGCGGCGTGGCCTATCAGGGCAAAGGTGACGTCGAGCGCGCCTTCACCAATCTGAACGAGTCCGTCCGGATGGACCCGCGCGCCGGTAAGACCTTTGTCGCGCGGGGCATGGCCTATGAGCAGGTCGGGCAGGCCGACAAGGCTGCCGCCGATTTTGCACAGGCGCGGCGTGTCGATCCGTCTTCCGTCACGCCACGCGAGATGGCGGAGGCCCGCGAGCGCGCCAACGGACTGGCCGCGGCTCCAGCGCCGAAGTCGGCCCCGCCGGTCGCCACGGCCGCTGCCGATCCCGCGCCGAGCCCGGTCGCGCCCACCGTGATCGCACAGGACGCGCCGGGCGGTGAGGTCCGCGTCGCGCTGGTCATTGGCAATGGCGCCTATGCCTCCGTGCCCAAGTTGCCGAATCCGGGCAGCGACGCCAAAGCCGTTGCCGACTCGCTCCGGGCTGCCGGTTTCAAGACGGTGTATCTCGATAACGATCTCAATGCCGCGACCATGCGCGAGAAACTGAATGCCTTCTCCGCCGAGGCGGCGCAGGCGGATTGGGCTGTGGTCTATTATGCCGGCCACGGAATCGAGGTGAGTGGCACCAATTACCTGATCCCGGTCGATGCCAAGCTGAAAACCGACCGTTCCGTCCAGTTCGAAGCGGTGCCGCTCGATTCGGTGCTGGCGAGCGTGGAAAGCGCGCGCAAGTTGCGGTTGGTGATCCTGGATGCCTGCCGCGACAATCCGTTCCTGCGCGACATGGCCAAGACCGTGGCGAGCCGGTCGGTGGGCCGTGGGCTTGCGCGGATTGAGCCGGAATCTAGTGCAACTCTCGTGGCTTACGCGGCCAAGGCAGGGCAGGTGGCGTCGGACGGCGTGGCCGGGCAGGCCAATAGCCCGTTTGCCACGGCGCTGATCCGGAACATGGGCAAGCCTGGGGTCGAAATTCGCAAATTTTTCGGTCTGGTTCGCGACGACGTGATGGCGGCCACCGGTAATAGCCAGGAACCGTTCGTCTACGGCTCCCTGGGCGGCGATGACTATTTCCTCCGCAAACCGTGATGATCATGTCGCAGGGTCGTTGCTGGCAATTGGCCTGCGGCTCTGGCAAGACCTGACGCCATGGTAGACGCTTTCCAAGGCCTCACCGATTTCGTGAGGGAGCATCAGGCATGGGCGGCCCCCATCGTCCTGCTCCTCGCATTCGGCGAGTCACTCGCATTTGTATCGCTGCTCATCCCGGCCTGGGGAGCGCTGATCGCCATCGGTGCGCTGGTGGCCGCCAGCGATCTCAGCGTTTGGCCCGTGCTGATCGCCGGCGCGATCGGCGCGGCCTTGGGCGACTGGCTGTCCTACTGGGTTGGACACAGATACAAGGAGCGCGTCGCGCAGATGTGGCCACTGTCGAAATTCCCTAACCTGCTGCCGCGCGGCGAGGCATTCATCAAGAAATGGGGCGTGCCGAGCGTCTTCATCGGCCGCTTTTCCGGCCCGCTGCGCGCCTCGGTGCCGCTCGTCGCCGGCATTTTCGAGATGCCCTATTGGCGTTTCCAGCTCGCAAACTTCTCCTCCGCCTTTGTCTGGTCGGCCGTGCTCATCATGTGCGGCGATGCGCTCTCGGTCGCGACCGAATGGGCGCTGAAGCTCAAATAGTCCCGCTGGAATAACTCGATCCTGCAGGTGTTGAACCCGCGCATGGCGATCTGTCGTCTCGCGGAACTGTCAAACCGCTGATAAAGATCGCTGCGACATTTGCCCGGCATCATGCTGGTCAGTTTCACTGGAGGGATGGACCATGGACTTGTCACGTCGTCAGGCTCTCACCGGCGCTGCTGCGCTCGCAGCAACCCCGCTTGTTTCCGCAATTCCCGCCAAGGCCGCTGCGCCGCTTGCCGACAAGCAGGCGCCGAGCTTCTATCGCTACAAGGTTGGCGATGCCCAGGTGAATGTCATCTCCGATGGCGCCAACACCTTTCCGCTCGCCGATACGTTCGTCCTCAATGCCAAGAAGGACGAGGTCAATGCGCAGCTGGAAAAGTCCTTCCTGCCGAAGGACAAGATGACCATCCATTTCGCGCCGCTGGTCATCAACACCGGCGGCAAGCTGGTGGTGATCGACACCGGCAACGGCCCTGGCGCTTTCGCCGCCACCAAGGGCAATGTCGGCCAGTTCGCCAGCAACATGGCCGCCGCCGGCATCGATGCCAAGAATGTCGATATGGTCGTGATCTCGCATTTCCATGGCGACCACGTGAACGGCCTTCTCGCTGCCGATGGCACGCCGGCTTTCCCGAATGCCGAAGTGCTCGTTCCGGCCGCCGAGTGGAAATACTGGAACGATGATGGCGAAATGGCCAAGGCTGCGAATGATCGGATGAAGGGCCTGTTCGCCAGCAACCGCAAACTCTTCAATGATGGCCTGAAGAAGAAGGTCACGCCCTATGAGTGGGGCAAGGATATCGCGCCGGGCCTGCTGGCAGTAGAAGCTGCCGGCCACACACCGGGCCACACCTCGTTCATCCTCTCGTCCGGCAGCGACAAGCTGTTCATCCAGTCCGACATCACCAATCAGCCGGCGCTGTTCGCAGCCAATCCCGGCTGGCATCTGATGTTCGACCAGGACCCGGCCCAGGCCGAGGCCACCCGCCGCAAGGTCTATGACATGCTGGTGGCCGAGAAGATGCGCGTGCAGGGCTTCCACTATCCATTCCCGGCCAATGGCCACGTGGTCAAGGACGGCAGCGGCTATCGCATCGTCCCGGCGCCGTGGAGCCCGGTGTAAGTTACTAAGCCTGCCGTAGGGCGGATGAGGCGGAGCCGTAATCCGCCGCGGAGTTTCAGCTTTGAGCTCGGCCGGCGGATTACGCTGCGCTGATCCGCCCTACGATCCAAACAAACAACCTTGACGTTTCATGGCCGCGGCTTTATGTCCGCGGCCATGATCCATTTCGTGACCAGCGCCATCGCCCGCCGTCGCCGCATTCCCGCGGCAGCAGGCGCTAGTCTCTAAGGATCGCCTCACTGCCGCCGGATACGGTCCGCGGCAGTCTTTTCCCTCACAGCAGCGCGATCGATCCGGCGGCCTTCAACCCAGAAGGAGCCTGACAATGTATACCCCGCCGAGATTCCAG
It contains:
- a CDS encoding caspase family protein; translated protein: MRRFVITIGVLVSVASSAFPAWAEKRVALVVGNDNYRNVSKLQKAVNDARAMGEVLKKLGFEVMVAENQTRQGFSQALLSFETKLGKGDTAFFFFAGHGFEITGQNYLLPTDVPAATAGQEELVRDSSVLADRIVDRLQNKGVRSAILVFDACRNNPFERSGTRSLAGGAGLAPMVQLPEGVFSIFSAGPRQTALDRLSNNDTDPNSVFTRTFIKEIQEPSLNLVQVAQRTRRTVSELADTVKHRQVPVYFDQMVDDVFLNGQAQPNEPVQASTIPTAQLPKVAALPPVNTSPLPTPDNPNAPIASFSRHNGGWTVVFSIVDPALGISWRKGDSGDFRETGFMDTLDPRTRKRLPNPSIQLNADEPATTLQVRYIDITGEMQGPFPIRFDPEAALVRDQRKILDMTASNWLEFGGSNGLLYYTHLISYRCAIREVKLGFDTSVPDQVLKLPPCNQRDPMAVPSNAPIYMKVPGGARSVSVELQFRDGSVSEIRTFRK
- a CDS encoding FAD-dependent oxidoreductase, which translates into the protein MVTDTNRLTTRCCIVGGGPAGMMLGYLLGRAGVDTVVLEKHADFFRDFRGDTVHPSTLQVMDELGLIDDFLKIKHDRIARMDGYFGQHKLRIVDITRTSAKYPFIAFMPQWDFLNFLRDKGQRFPHLKVMMKTEATDLVWSGAQVVGVKATTEQGPIEIRADLIVACDGRHSVVRPAAKLEVEDIAAPMDILWFRIAKGPETESVFARLEPGKMMVTIDRGDYWQCAYVIAKNHFDEVKGRGIDAFRTEVSRLAPILAAHIDDLKSWDDVKLLTVAINRLTRWHLLGLLCIGDAAHAMSPVGGVGVNIAVQDAVATANLLAAKLQKGPVSEADLDTVRQRREFPMRATQAMQVMMQNNIISRALAPGDKPLTPPFFMRVVNAFPLLQGLAARFLAIGVRPEHVQSPEAKTQSTP
- a CDS encoding SDR family NAD(P)-dependent oxidoreductase: MTKGLFDLTGRVAIVTGGNGGIGLGMAHGLAAAGASIVVAGRNQAKSEAAVAELVAGGSKAIALTLEVNDTAAVKAMVADTLKAFGRIDILINNAGMNVRKSPDKLALEEWESVIKTNLTSAFVISQAVHPAMKEAGGGKIINIGSMMSIFGASFSPAYGASKGGIVQFTRSCAIAWAPDNIQCNAVLPGWIDTELTQNARREVDGLHDRVLARSPSGRWGLAGDFAGIAVFLASRASDFVTGAAIPVDGGYSVQG
- a CDS encoding SDR family NAD(P)-dependent oxidoreductase; translation: MTNQLFDLKGRVAIVTGGNAGIGLAMARGLAEAGAAITIADRNADNSAQARASLERDGHQILACVTDVTNPASVAQMVASTRERFGRIDILVNNAGISIAAPLEEMSLGNWQTVIDVNMTAPFICAQAVYPEMKAAGSGKIINIASVLAQLGSGGAANYAASKGGILQFTRSLATAWAVDNIQSNAILPGWIDTDLTIRARERVPELHDRIVSRVPAARWGRPDDLVGATVFLASAASDFVNGAALTVDGGFSIQG
- the parE gene encoding DNA topoisomerase IV subunit B, with protein sequence MAKALKPKDKADLFGSAAAKSAPATKVAPKAANAEAGYTAADIEVLEGLEPVRRRPGMYIGGTDEKALHHLFAEVIDNSMDEALAGHATFIEVELSGDGFLTVSDNGRGIPIDPHPKHPKKSALEVIMCTLHAGGKFDSKVYETSGGLHGVGVSVVNALSSLCEVEVARNQQLYKMTFARGIPQGKLQELGKVHNRRGTRVRFKPDTEIFGAKAQFKPQRLFKMARSKAYLFGGVEIRWKCDPELLKGLEDCPAEATFHFPGGLKDYLAAAIHADTLVHPEIFSGKSGRNGSHGACEWAVAWTADADGFMASYTNTVPTPDGGTHESGMRSAMLRGLKDHAERVGQGKRAGTITSEDVMVGAAVMLSVFVREPEFQGQTKDRLATAEAQKIVEQAIKDPFDHWLSGNPVQANKLLEFVLERADERLRRRAEKETSRKTAVKKLRLPGKLADCTNTATEGSELFIVEGDSAGGSAKQARDRKTQAILPLRGKILNVASATKDKLTANTQLADLMQAIGCGTGPQYREEDLRYSRVIIMTDADVDGAHIASLLITFFYRQMPKLIDEGHLYLAVPPLYRLTHGSKTVYARDEAHRDALLKSEFNANAKVDIGRFKGLGEMMPAQLKETTMDPSRRTLLRVQLLPDDREGTADSVERLMGTKAEARFAFISDKAEFASDELLDV
- a CDS encoding caspase family protein, with translation MRFRRLVIATVLTFAPIMSPAIAQTIRQVPESNASVARANNAAVALFKKGDYARALSSLDDAIRRNPNSALTYSTRGAVYFQLKKYDEAIKDYTQAIGLGQNDTVTVLNRASAYSKNGEFDKALDDCNAIIRVNPRNAVAYRVCGVAYQGKGDVERAFTNLNESVRMDPRAGKTFVARGMAYEQVGQADKAAADFAQARRVDPSSVTPREMAEARERANGLAAAPAPKSAPPVATAAADPAPSPVAPTVIAQDAPGGEVRVALVIGNGAYASVPKLPNPGSDAKAVADSLRAAGFKTVYLDNDLNAATMREKLNAFSAEAAQADWAVVYYAGHGIEVSGTNYLIPVDAKLKTDRSVQFEAVPLDSVLASVESARKLRLVILDACRDNPFLRDMAKTVASRSVGRGLARIEPESSATLVAYAAKAGQVASDGVAGQANSPFATALIRNMGKPGVEIRKFFGLVRDDVMAATGNSQEPFVYGSLGGDDYFLRKP
- a CDS encoding DedA family protein encodes the protein MVDAFQGLTDFVREHQAWAAPIVLLLAFGESLAFVSLLIPAWGALIAIGALVAASDLSVWPVLIAGAIGAALGDWLSYWVGHRYKERVAQMWPLSKFPNLLPRGEAFIKKWGVPSVFIGRFSGPLRASVPLVAGIFEMPYWRFQLANFSSAFVWSAVLIMCGDALSVATEWALKLK
- a CDS encoding MBL fold metallo-hydrolase — protein: MDLSRRQALTGAAALAATPLVSAIPAKAAAPLADKQAPSFYRYKVGDAQVNVISDGANTFPLADTFVLNAKKDEVNAQLEKSFLPKDKMTIHFAPLVINTGGKLVVIDTGNGPGAFAATKGNVGQFASNMAAAGIDAKNVDMVVISHFHGDHVNGLLAADGTPAFPNAEVLVPAAEWKYWNDDGEMAKAANDRMKGLFASNRKLFNDGLKKKVTPYEWGKDIAPGLLAVEAAGHTPGHTSFILSSGSDKLFIQSDITNQPALFAANPGWHLMFDQDPAQAEATRRKVYDMLVAEKMRVQGFHYPFPANGHVVKDGSGYRIVPAPWSPV